In the Sarcophilus harrisii chromosome 1, mSarHar1.11, whole genome shotgun sequence genome, one interval contains:
- the LOC100928104 gene encoding LOW QUALITY PROTEIN: promethin (The sequence of the model RefSeq protein was modified relative to this genomic sequence to represent the inferred CDS: substituted 1 base at 1 genomic stop codon) — MVKMETSSTSKDLQELQRKLVXLINSIQSNSKVIAFMNSPVGQYLDKRPFVALTLLMFIMVSSIPVGFFLLLVVLMSLAPCVGVILVEGFVISVGSLTLLCVLCGLGFVSLAISGTLSVCYVVLSNLTNYWFSFSTLKHQQILGNKCPVTVQNPDSTRHN; from the coding sequence ATGGTGAAAATGGAGACCTCCAGTACGTCCAAAGATTTGCAGGAGCTTCAGAGGAAGCTAGTTTAATTGATCAATTCCATCCAGAGCAACTCTAAGGTGATTGCCTTTATGAACTCTCCAGTTGGTCAATACCTAGATAAACGTCCCTTTGTTGCCTTAACCTTGCTGATGTTCATTATGGTATCTTCCATTCCTGTTGGATTCTTCCTGTTGCTTGTGGTCTTGATGTCTCTGGCACCCTGTGTTGGAGTTATATTAGTGGAAGGATTCGTTATATCTGTGGGCAGCCTCACCTTGCTCTGTGTACTGTGTGGCTTGGGTTTCGTGTCCCTGGCCATATCTGGAACACTCAGTGTGTGCTACGTGGTGCTCTCGAACCTCACCAACTATTGGTTCTCTTTCAGCACGCTAAAGCATCAGCAAATCCTTGGAAACAAGTGCCCAGTGACCGTCCAAAATCCCGACTCTACAAGACATAACTGA